The following proteins are co-located in the Mus caroli chromosome 7, CAROLI_EIJ_v1.1, whole genome shotgun sequence genome:
- the Idh2 gene encoding isocitrate dehydrogenase [NADP], mitochondrial → MAGYLRAVSSLCRASGSARTWAPAALTVPSWPEQPRRHYAEKRIKVEKPVVEMDGDEMTRIIWQFIKEKLILPHVDVQLKYFDLGLPNRDQTNDQVTIDSALATQKYSVAVKCATITPDEARVEEFKLKKMWKSPNGTIRNILGGTVFREPIICKNIPRLVPGWTKPITIGRHAHGDQYKATDFVVDRAGTFKLVFTPKDGSSAKEWEVYNFPAGGVGMGMYNTDESISGFAHSCFQYSIQKKWPLYLSTKNTILKAYDGRFKDIFQEIFDKHYKTDFDKNKIWYEHRLIDDMVAQVLKSSGGFVWACKNYDGDVQSDILAQGFGSLGLMTSVLVCPDGKTIEAEAAHGTVTRHYREHQKGRPTSTNPIASIFAWTRGLEHRGKLDGNQDLIRFAQTLEKVCVQTVESGAMTKDLAGCIHGLSNVKLNEHFLNTTDFLDTIKSNLDRALGKQ, encoded by the exons ATGGCCGGCTACCTGCGGGCTGTGAGCTCGCTCTGCAGAGCCTCGGGCTCAGCGCGGACTTGGGCACCGGCAGCACTGACTGTTCCCAGCTGGCCGGAGCAGCCACGACGCCACT ATGCTGAGAAGAGGATCAAGGTGGAGAAACCAGTGGTGGAGATGGACGGTGACGAAATGACCCGGATCATCTGGCAGTTCATCAAGGAGAAG CTCATCCTGCCTCACGTGGATGTCCAGCTCAAGTATTTTGACCTTGGGCTTCCAAACCGTGACCAGACCAATGACCAGGTCACCATTGACTCTGCTCTGGCCACCCAGAAGTACAGTGTGGCTGTCAAGTGTGCCACAATCACCCCTGATGAGGCCCGTGTGGAAG AGTTCAAGCTGAAGAAAATGTGGAAGAGCCCTAACGGAACGATCCGGAACATCCTTGGGGGAACCGTCTTCAGAGAGCCAATCATCTGCAAAAACATCCCCCGCCTTGTCCCTGGCTGGACCAAGCCCATCACCATTGGCAGGCATGCCCATGGCGACCAG TACAAGGCCACAGATTTTGTGGTAGATCGGGCTGGCACGTTCAAGTTGGTCTTCACCCCAAAGGATGGCAGCAGTGCCAAGGAGTGGGAGGTGTATAACTTCCCTGCCGGAGGCGTTGGGATGGGGATGTACAACACCGACGAG TCCATTTCGGGCTTCGCGCACAGCTGCTTCCAGTACTCTATCCAGAAGAAATGGCCGCTCTACTTGAGCACCAAGAACACCATTCTGAAGGCCTATGATGGGCGTTTCAAGGACATCTTCCAGGAGATCTTTGACAA GCACTATAAGACTGACTTCGACAAGAATAAGATCTGGTATGAACATCGGCTCATCGATGACATGGTGGCCCAGGTGCTCAAGTCTTCAGGTGGCTTTGTGTGGGCTTGCAAGAACTATGATGGAGACGTGCAGTCTGACATCCTGGCTCAAG GCTTTGGCTCCCTCGGCCTGATGACATCTGTGCTGGTCTGCCCTGATGGGAAGACAATTGAGGCTGAAGCTGCTCATGGGACAGTCACCCGCCATTACCGAGAACACCAGAAG GGCCGGCCCACCAGTACCAACCCTATTGCCAGCATCTTTGCCTGGACACGGGGTCTTGAGCATCGTGGGAAGCTGGATGGGAACCAGGACCTTATCAG GTTCGCACAGACGCTGGAGAAGGTGTGCGTGCAGACTGTGGAGAGCGGAGCTATGACCAAGGACCTGGCTGGCTGCATCCATGGCCTCAGCAA TGTGAAGCTGAATGAGCACTTCCTGAACACCACAGACTTCCTGGACACCATTAAGAGCAACCTGGACAGAGCTCTGGGCAAGCAGTAG